A single region of the Moorena sp. SIOASIH genome encodes:
- a CDS encoding GPW/gp25 family protein, with protein sequence MSKPFLGVGVGFPISLDTKGDFQLAEYEESVRQSIVIILGTAKGERAMRPDFGCSIYDLVFEPNSPATAGKVSQAIQEALLFFEPRIDVIDVRVQSPIPEQMLVNIDYQVRATNNVFNLVYPFYLEGSAS encoded by the coding sequence ATGTCTAAACCATTTTTAGGTGTTGGAGTAGGATTTCCCATCAGTTTAGATACTAAGGGAGATTTCCAACTTGCGGAATATGAAGAGAGTGTGCGCCAGTCAATCGTAATTATCCTTGGTACTGCCAAAGGTGAGCGAGCCATGCGTCCCGACTTTGGTTGCAGCATTTATGACTTAGTTTTTGAGCCCAATTCACCTGCCACTGCTGGTAAAGTATCCCAAGCTATACAGGAAGCCCTACTGTTCTTTGAACCCCGCATTGATGTTATAGATGTGCGCGTTCAATCCCCTATTCCAGAACAAATGCTGGTCAATATCGACTATCAAGTGCGAGCAACCAATAATGTTTTTAACCTAGTGTATCCATTTTATCTAGAAGGGAGTGCAAGTTGA